From a region of the Mycobacteroides saopaulense genome:
- a CDS encoding beta-ketoacyl [acyl carrier protein] synthase domain-containing protein, which translates to MTSSVENDPVVISGMAIEAPGGIDTPRAFWNALADGRELIGPFPRDRDWPIDELLSLSNLEGWGRVSDAGGFITDATVFDPAFYGVTQREAIAMDPQQRVGMRLAWKALEHAGVNPATVDGSEAACFVGASYTEYGPRVAQVHAHSGHRIVGTGQLGIAGRISHQLGLIGPSMCIDSACASSLSAVHLAASAIRADECEWALAGAVCVLGSPGAFYEFSRVHALDPDGHCRSYSDEANGTLWGEAAGMVVLERESRARALGHRIYGRIMAIRTNHNGGGKPILVPRGRAQAKLVAATIAASGVDPADIGMIEGHGTGTRAGDPLEIMALQSTYGAGGSSAFLGSSKSNAGHAQAAAGIVGLTKLLLSGQHGHIPPTLFADNPTTKVDWSMTGIRLATKLHPWEPKNGIRYGAVSSFGAGGANAHAIIAMPASDSEGEEGDDV; encoded by the coding sequence ATCACTTCCAGCGTCGAGAACGACCCCGTCGTCATCTCGGGGATGGCTATTGAAGCCCCGGGCGGAATCGATACCCCGAGGGCATTTTGGAATGCTCTTGCTGACGGCCGAGAGCTCATCGGCCCGTTCCCGCGCGATCGGGATTGGCCCATCGATGAACTGTTATCCCTATCCAACCTCGAAGGCTGGGGCCGAGTCTCCGATGCCGGCGGATTCATCACCGACGCAACTGTTTTCGATCCGGCCTTCTACGGCGTCACCCAACGCGAGGCCATAGCAATGGACCCGCAACAGCGAGTCGGCATGCGGCTGGCCTGGAAAGCACTGGAACACGCAGGCGTCAATCCCGCCACCGTCGACGGATCTGAGGCCGCATGTTTCGTGGGAGCCTCGTACACAGAGTATGGCCCCAGGGTCGCACAGGTACATGCCCACAGCGGACATCGCATTGTCGGCACAGGACAACTCGGTATCGCGGGCCGCATTTCGCATCAACTAGGCCTCATCGGCCCGTCGATGTGCATCGATTCCGCGTGCGCATCATCATTGTCGGCAGTACATCTCGCCGCCTCCGCAATACGGGCAGACGAGTGTGAATGGGCGCTGGCAGGCGCTGTCTGCGTACTGGGTTCGCCGGGCGCGTTCTACGAGTTCTCCCGAGTTCACGCCCTCGACCCCGATGGGCATTGCCGCTCATACTCTGACGAGGCCAACGGCACTCTTTGGGGCGAAGCGGCCGGAATGGTTGTGCTGGAACGGGAATCACGTGCCCGCGCTCTCGGTCACCGCATTTATGGACGCATCATGGCCATCCGCACCAACCACAATGGTGGCGGTAAGCCCATTCTCGTTCCACGAGGACGCGCGCAAGCGAAGCTGGTCGCCGCGACCATCGCCGCCTCTGGTGTAGACCCGGCCGATATCGGCATGATCGAAGGACACGGTACCGGCACCCGCGCCGGTGATCCGCTGGAGATCATGGCACTGCAGAGTACGTACGGCGCCGGTGGCTCCAGTGCATTTCTGGGCTCTTCAAAGTCCAACGCTGGGCATGCACAGGCCGCTGCGGGCATCGTTGGCCTGACCAAGCTGCTGCTGTCCGGACAGCACGGACACATCCCGCCCACTTTGTTCGCGGACAATCCCACCACCAAGGTCGACTGGTCGATGACAGGGATCCGCCTGGCCACCAAGTTGCACCCGTGGGAGCCGAAGAACGGCATCCGGTACGGCGCGGTCTCGTCGTTCGGAGCCGGTGGCGCCAATGCACACGCCATCATCGCGATGCCGGCCAGCGACTCAGAGGGAGAGGAAGGCGACGATGTCTAG
- a CDS encoding thioesterase II family protein, with the protein MDRKLGWIRQFHKPETADAPLLLLFPHAGAGASVYRTLSKATAANFNVVIFQYPGRQDRAGEPALATLPDIAAGAFAEFQSSEHNRGVPIHTFGHSMGAVISFEFARLAEAAGLDVHQLTVSSAVAPCNIADKPDLPTDDDAVLAHMGALEGTNSAVMGNLDVMRMALPVMKGDYQAFNAYACADDVKVAARIHSIGGDQDPMITMRDLYGWGKHTDELEVTLFDGGHFFLNSQTDALAELLNTNIARATSS; encoded by the coding sequence GTGGATCGCAAACTCGGATGGATCAGGCAGTTTCACAAGCCAGAGACAGCCGATGCACCATTGCTACTGCTTTTTCCGCATGCGGGTGCCGGAGCCTCGGTGTACCGCACACTCTCAAAAGCAACTGCAGCAAATTTTAATGTCGTAATCTTCCAATACCCGGGGCGACAGGATCGGGCGGGTGAGCCGGCGTTGGCGACGCTCCCCGATATCGCCGCCGGAGCCTTCGCCGAGTTCCAATCGTCCGAGCACAATCGCGGCGTTCCTATCCACACCTTCGGTCACAGCATGGGAGCCGTGATCTCCTTCGAGTTCGCCCGCCTGGCAGAGGCTGCTGGTCTGGATGTGCATCAGCTGACGGTGTCCTCGGCGGTGGCACCGTGCAATATCGCCGACAAACCCGATCTGCCGACCGACGACGATGCGGTATTGGCGCATATGGGCGCTCTGGAGGGCACGAATTCTGCCGTCATGGGCAACCTCGATGTGATGCGGATGGCGCTACCGGTCATGAAGGGCGACTATCAGGCATTCAATGCGTACGCCTGCGCGGATGATGTCAAGGTTGCGGCACGTATCCACTCGATCGGTGGAGACCAAGACCCCATGATCACGATGCGCGATCTGTACGGCTGGGGCAAGCACACCGACGAACTGGAAGTGACCTTGTTCGATGGCGGGCATTTCTTCCTGAACTCGCAGACCGACGCTCTGGCCGAACTACTGAATACCAACATTGCCCGCGCGACCTCGTCGTAG